From one Bacteroides fragilis NCTC 9343 genomic stretch:
- a CDS encoding DUF4286 family protein, producing MLIYNTTFQVDDEVHDNFLIWIKESYIPEVEKHGALRAPRICRVLSHRDEGTSYSLQWEVDDSVVLHRWHQDQGARLNQELVKIFKDKVVGFPTLMEVLE from the coding sequence ATGCTGATATACAATACTACTTTTCAGGTGGACGACGAAGTTCATGATAATTTTTTGATCTGGATCAAAGAGAGTTATATTCCTGAAGTAGAGAAACACGGTGCTCTCCGTGCTCCGCGCATCTGTCGTGTGTTGAGTCATCGTGACGAAGGTACTTCCTATTCGCTCCAATGGGAGGTGGACGATTCTGTCGTGCTGCATCGCTGGCATCAGGATCAGGGTGCGCGGCTCAACCAAGAGCTGGTGAAGATATTTAAGGATAAAGTAGTCGGATTTCCCACATTGATGGAGGTATTGGAGTGA
- the pheS gene encoding phenylalanine--tRNA ligase subunit alpha: MIAKINQLLEEVGALKAANAEELEVLRIKYLSKKGAINDLMADFRNVAAEQKKEVGMKLNELKTKAQEKINALKEQFDNQDNGQDDLDLTRSAYPVELGTRHPLSIVRNEIIDIFARLGFNIAEGPEIEDDWHVFSALNFAEDHPARDMQDTFFIESHPDVLLRTHTSSVQSRVMEVSQPPIRIICPGRVYRNEAISYRAHCFFHQVEALYVDRNVSFTDLKQVLLLFAKEMFGADTKIRLRPSYFPFTEPSAEMDISCNICGGKGCPFCKHTGWVEILGCGMVDPNVLDANGIDSKVYSGYALGMGIERITNLKYQVKDLRMFSENDTRFLKEFEAAY, translated from the coding sequence ATGATAGCTAAGATTAATCAACTTCTTGAAGAGGTGGGGGCCTTGAAAGCCGCCAATGCCGAAGAACTCGAAGTTCTGCGCATCAAATACCTCAGCAAGAAAGGAGCCATCAATGACTTGATGGCAGATTTCCGCAATGTGGCTGCCGAACAGAAAAAAGAAGTCGGCATGAAGCTCAACGAGCTGAAAACAAAAGCACAAGAAAAAATCAACGCACTGAAAGAACAGTTCGACAACCAGGACAACGGACAGGACGATCTCGACCTGACCCGTTCGGCTTATCCCGTGGAGCTGGGCACACGCCATCCGCTTTCCATTGTGCGCAACGAAATCATTGACATCTTTGCCCGTCTGGGATTCAACATTGCCGAAGGTCCGGAAATAGAAGATGACTGGCATGTGTTCTCCGCACTCAACTTTGCCGAAGACCATCCGGCACGAGACATGCAAGACACATTCTTCATCGAATCCCATCCCGACGTACTACTGCGCACACACACCTCATCGGTACAGAGCCGTGTGATGGAGGTTTCGCAACCACCTATCCGTATCATCTGTCCGGGACGCGTTTACCGTAACGAAGCTATCAGCTATCGTGCACACTGTTTCTTCCACCAGGTAGAAGCGCTGTACGTAGACCGCAATGTATCTTTCACCGACCTGAAACAAGTGTTGCTACTCTTCGCCAAAGAGATGTTCGGTGCCGATACGAAGATTCGCCTGCGTCCGTCGTACTTCCCGTTCACAGAACCCAGCGCCGAAATGGATATCAGCTGTAACATCTGCGGCGGAAAAGGCTGCCCCTTCTGCAAACACACCGGCTGGGTCGAAATCTTGGGTTGCGGAATGGTAGACCCGAACGTACTTGATGCCAACGGAATAGACAGCAAAGTGTATAGCGGATATGCTCTGGGTATGGGTATCGAACGCATCACAAACCTGAAATATCAGGTGAAAGACCTCCGCATGTTCTCCGAAAACGATACACGTTTCCTGAAGGAGTTCGAAGCGGCCTATTAA
- a CDS encoding MFS transporter, which produces MSKDRLVTPSYVLILAANFLLYFAFYLILPVLPFYLTEIFQTGNAAVGVILSCYTVASLCIRPFSGYLLDTLARKPLYLIAYFLFITVFAGYILAGVLSLFIMLRVVHGLAFGMVTVAGNTIVIDITPSSRRGEAVGYYGLMNNTAMSFGPMIGLFMHDTCSFETIFLCSLLSGTVGFAAACLVKTPVKEPVKREPISLDRFVLIKGIPAGVALLLLSIPYGMTSTYIAMYAKEIGITLSSGLFFTFMAVGMAVSRMFSGRQVDKGRITQVITLGLYLVCACFFTLAACGKLMSLSPELTDVLFFMVALLLGVGFGTMFPAFNTLFVNLAPNSQRGTATSTYLTSWDVGIGIGLILGGYIAQLTSFDMAYFFGACLTVVSTFYFNLKVAPHYHKNKLR; this is translated from the coding sequence ATGTCCAAAGATAGGCTTGTCACCCCCAGCTATGTTCTGATACTGGCAGCAAACTTCCTTTTATACTTTGCCTTCTATCTGATTCTGCCTGTATTGCCTTTCTATCTGACTGAAATTTTCCAAACCGGAAATGCAGCCGTAGGGGTCATTTTATCCTGCTACACCGTAGCTTCACTCTGTATCCGCCCCTTCTCGGGCTATCTGCTGGACACGCTGGCACGCAAGCCACTCTACCTGATCGCCTACTTCCTGTTCATCACCGTCTTTGCCGGATACATCCTTGCCGGGGTGCTGTCACTGTTCATCATGCTCCGGGTGGTGCATGGACTGGCTTTCGGAATGGTGACCGTAGCGGGTAATACCATCGTAATCGACATCACTCCTTCTTCCCGCCGCGGAGAAGCGGTAGGCTACTACGGACTGATGAACAACACGGCCATGAGCTTCGGACCGATGATCGGACTTTTTATGCACGACACCTGTTCGTTCGAGACCATCTTCCTGTGTTCACTCCTCTCCGGTACAGTGGGGTTTGCGGCTGCCTGCCTGGTAAAGACACCTGTTAAGGAACCGGTAAAACGTGAACCGATTTCACTGGACCGGTTCGTATTAATTAAAGGTATACCTGCGGGAGTGGCATTGCTCCTACTCTCCATTCCCTACGGCATGACGAGTACTTATATAGCCATGTATGCCAAGGAGATCGGGATCACACTCAGCTCCGGGCTGTTCTTCACCTTTATGGCAGTGGGCATGGCTGTCTCACGCATGTTTTCCGGACGTCAGGTGGACAAAGGACGTATCACACAAGTCATCACCCTGGGACTCTATCTGGTGTGTGCCTGCTTTTTCACACTGGCAGCCTGCGGCAAATTGATGTCGCTGAGTCCCGAACTGACAGATGTGCTTTTCTTTATGGTGGCTCTGTTGCTGGGAGTCGGATTCGGCACCATGTTTCCGGCCTTCAATACCCTGTTTGTCAACCTGGCCCCTAATAGCCAACGCGGCACGGCCACTTCCACCTACCTGACTTCATGGGATGTAGGCATCGGCATCGGCCTGATACTGGGCGGATATATCGCCCAACTGACTTCGTTCGACATGGCTTACTTCTTCGGAGCTTGCCTGACGGTGGTTTCCACCTTTTATTTCAACCTGAAAGTCGCACCCCATTATCATAAGAACAAACTAAGATGA
- the nth gene encoding endonuclease III, with amino-acid sequence MTKKERYEKVIAWFQENVPVAETELHYNNPYELLIAVILSAQCTDKRVNMITPRIYQDFPTPEALAATTPEVIFEYIRSVSYPNNKSKHLVGMARMLVNDFNSEVPDTLEELIKLPGVGRKTANVIQSVVFNKAAMAVDTHVFRVSHRIGLVSNSCTTPFSVEKELMKNIPDELIPIAHHWLILHGRYVCQARTPKCETCGLQLMCKYYCEKYKVSKDTPKRKNK; translated from the coding sequence ATGACAAAGAAAGAACGTTATGAAAAAGTAATCGCCTGGTTTCAGGAAAATGTGCCCGTGGCCGAAACGGAACTGCATTACAACAACCCGTACGAACTGCTGATCGCCGTTATCCTCTCCGCACAGTGTACAGACAAGCGGGTGAACATGATCACCCCTAGAATTTATCAGGATTTCCCCACACCGGAAGCACTGGCTGCTACCACACCGGAGGTGATATTCGAGTACATACGCAGCGTATCTTACCCCAATAACAAGTCGAAACATCTGGTGGGCATGGCACGCATGCTGGTGAACGACTTCAACAGCGAAGTACCCGATACTCTTGAAGAACTGATCAAGTTACCCGGTGTAGGGCGCAAAACGGCCAATGTCATTCAGTCCGTCGTGTTCAACAAAGCTGCCATGGCGGTAGACACTCACGTCTTCCGCGTGAGTCACCGCATCGGACTGGTAAGTAATTCCTGCACCACCCCGTTCAGTGTAGAAAAAGAACTGATGAAGAACATCCCCGACGAGCTGATTCCCATCGCTCACCACTGGCTGATCCTGCACGGACGTTACGTCTGTCAGGCCCGCACTCCCAAATGTGAAACCTGTGGTTTACAATTGATGTGTAAATATTACTGTGAGAAGTATAAAGTTAGCAAAGACACACCGAAGAGGAAGAATAAATAA
- a CDS encoding phosphoglycerate kinase yields the protein MQTIDNFNFAGKKAFVRVDFNVPLDENFNITDDTRIRAALPTLKKILADGGSIIIGSHLGRPKGVADKFSLKHIVKHVSELLGVEVQFANDCMGEEAAVKAAALQPGEVLLLENLRFYAEEEGKPRGLAEDATDEEKAAAKKAVKESQKEFTKKLASYADCYVNDAFGTAHRAHASTALIAKYFDTNNKMFGYLMEKEVKAVDKILNDIKRPFTAIMGGSKVSSKIEIIENLLNKVDNLIITGGMTYTFTKAMGGQIGLSICEDDKLDLARELMQKAKDKGVNLVLAVDAKIADAFSNDANTKFCPVNEIPDGWEGLDIGPKSEEIFAEVIKNSKTILWNGPTGVFEFENFTHGSRSVGEAIVEATKNGAFSLVGGGDSVACVNKFGLANGVSYVSTGGGALLEAIEGKVLPGIAAIQE from the coding sequence ATGCAGACAATTGACAATTTCAATTTTGCCGGTAAAAAGGCATTCGTTCGCGTGGACTTCAATGTACCCTTGGACGAAAACTTCAACATTACAGACGACACTCGTATCCGTGCTGCACTTCCTACCCTGAAGAAGATTCTGGCAGACGGTGGTAGCATCATCATCGGTTCTCACCTGGGCCGTCCGAAAGGCGTTGCTGACAAATTCTCTCTGAAACACATTGTTAAGCATGTATCAGAGTTACTGGGCGTTGAAGTTCAGTTTGCCAACGACTGTATGGGCGAAGAAGCTGCTGTAAAAGCCGCTGCTCTGCAACCGGGCGAAGTGCTGTTGCTTGAAAACCTTCGCTTCTACGCTGAAGAAGAAGGCAAACCAAGAGGATTGGCTGAAGACGCAACCGACGAAGAAAAAGCCGCAGCCAAGAAAGCCGTAAAAGAGAGCCAGAAAGAATTTACCAAGAAATTGGCTTCGTATGCAGACTGCTACGTAAACGACGCATTCGGTACAGCTCACCGTGCTCATGCTTCTACAGCACTGATCGCTAAATACTTCGACACCAACAATAAGATGTTTGGCTACCTGATGGAAAAAGAAGTGAAAGCCGTTGATAAGATATTGAACGACATCAAGCGTCCGTTTACTGCCATCATGGGTGGATCAAAAGTATCTTCTAAGATCGAAATCATCGAAAACCTGCTGAACAAGGTAGACAACCTGATCATCACAGGCGGTATGACTTACACTTTCACCAAAGCAATGGGTGGACAGATCGGTCTGTCTATCTGCGAAGATGACAAACTGGATCTGGCTCGCGAACTGATGCAGAAAGCCAAAGACAAAGGTGTAAATCTGGTATTAGCTGTTGACGCTAAGATTGCTGACGCTTTCTCTAACGATGCCAATACTAAATTCTGCCCGGTTAACGAAATTCCTGACGGATGGGAAGGTCTTGACATCGGTCCGAAATCTGAAGAGATCTTTGCCGAAGTGATCAAGAATTCTAAGACAATTCTTTGGAATGGTCCGACAGGTGTATTCGAATTCGAAAACTTCACTCACGGCTCTCGTTCAGTAGGCGAAGCTATCGTTGAAGCTACTAAGAACGGCGCTTTCTCACTCGTTGGCGGTGGCGACTCTGTAGCTTGTGTCAACAAGTTCGGTCTGGCAAATGGTGTATCTTATGTTTCTACAGGCGGTGGAGCACTGCTCGAAGCAATCGAAGGAAAAGTTCTTCCGGGTATTGCCGCTATCCAGGAATAA
- a CDS encoding ABC transporter substrate-binding protein, which translates to MNHYKTEKATPLGVAFFKSRKWGESLLFSILFLFFLSACTGKKEKHSALPELQTLTFGLMPSFDGLPSLVAVRQGIYDSLDIKIDFITYASATDRDAAFLSGKLDGMLTDYPGATLLQAKGSRLRLVMETDGSLSLIASKKSNVRNPDDLKGKNISVSGNTFVEYATDEVMKRACLHPGEVNKPEINNIPLRLMMLEDGQISASFLPGPATAIALNDGHTALLNTRQMGLRCTGIVFSEKAITEKDEEIRRFITGYNLGVKYLQTRPQNEWTEILVKEFGLQEKAAMQIDLPDYRPATRPSYHDIEKIIAWLKSKGAIPDYYPGENLVDTTFIPGTLKPQ; encoded by the coding sequence GTGAATCACTATAAGACAGAAAAGGCAACCCCGCTCGGAGTTGCCTTTTTTAAAAGCCGGAAATGGGGAGAGAGCCTCCTTTTCAGTATCCTGTTCCTTTTCTTTCTATCAGCCTGCACAGGAAAGAAAGAGAAGCATTCCGCTTTGCCGGAACTGCAAACTCTGACTTTCGGACTGATGCCTTCTTTCGATGGACTGCCTTCTCTGGTTGCTGTCCGTCAGGGTATTTATGACTCGCTGGATATCAAAATCGATTTCATTACTTATGCTTCGGCAACTGACCGCGATGCCGCTTTTTTATCGGGGAAACTGGATGGTATGCTCACCGACTACCCAGGTGCAACTCTGTTGCAGGCAAAAGGAAGCCGCTTACGTCTGGTTATGGAAACCGATGGCAGCCTCAGTCTGATAGCAAGTAAAAAAAGCAATGTTAGGAATCCGGACGACTTGAAAGGGAAGAATATTTCTGTCTCCGGCAATACCTTTGTAGAATATGCCACAGACGAAGTAATGAAACGGGCCTGCCTGCACCCCGGAGAAGTGAACAAACCTGAAATAAACAATATCCCCTTGAGGCTGATGATGTTGGAGGATGGACAGATCTCCGCATCTTTCTTACCCGGACCGGCAACGGCAATTGCCCTGAACGATGGGCATACAGCATTACTGAACACAAGACAAATGGGACTGCGTTGCACCGGAATTGTTTTCTCAGAAAAAGCCATCACGGAAAAAGACGAAGAGATCAGGCGGTTTATCACCGGCTACAATCTCGGCGTGAAATACTTGCAAACCCGTCCTCAAAACGAATGGACGGAAATTTTAGTAAAAGAATTCGGACTGCAGGAAAAGGCGGCCATGCAGATAGACTTGCCGGACTATCGGCCTGCTACCCGTCCGTCTTACCACGACATAGAAAAAATCATTGCCTGGCTGAAGAGTAAAGGGGCAATCCCCGACTATTATCCGGGAGAAAATTTAGTGGATACCACCTTCATTCCCGGCACACTCAAACCACAATAA
- a CDS encoding porin family protein, which translates to MKNTFLLTFALILLAGSPLKAQEKEEAATLNKVVNTLKERITLAGYAQLGYTYDDAAKKMNTFDIKRIIFMAHGKITDRWTCDFMYDFYNGGMMLEVYTDYRILPGLKVRIGEFKVPYTIENELSPTTVELINCYSQSVCYLAGVSGSDVACGMTSGRDIGAMVHGGLLNDLLCYKLAIMNGQGLNIKDKNNQKDIIGNLMVNPLKWLSVGGSFIKGTGHAIADSEITDIRAGENYTKNRWSIGGVITTTPFSLRSEYLAGKDGGVKSDGFYATGCYRMLRNFDLVASYDYFNANKAVSRKQTNYIAGLQYWFYPKCRLQAQYTFCDRNKGKDSNLFQAQVQVRF; encoded by the coding sequence ATGAAAAACACATTCCTGTTAACATTCGCACTGATACTCCTGGCAGGCAGCCCCCTGAAAGCGCAGGAGAAAGAAGAGGCTGCTACACTGAATAAAGTGGTCAACACACTGAAAGAGCGAATCACTCTGGCCGGATACGCGCAGTTGGGATATACCTATGACGATGCAGCAAAAAAAATGAATACGTTCGACATCAAACGAATCATTTTCATGGCTCACGGAAAGATCACGGACCGCTGGACCTGTGATTTTATGTACGACTTTTACAACGGCGGCATGATGCTCGAAGTTTACACCGATTACCGGATTCTACCCGGGCTGAAAGTGCGTATCGGCGAATTTAAGGTTCCTTATACCATCGAAAATGAATTGTCGCCCACTACCGTAGAACTGATCAACTGCTATTCTCAGTCAGTCTGCTATCTGGCAGGGGTGAGCGGCAGTGATGTCGCCTGTGGCATGACATCGGGACGCGACATCGGGGCCATGGTTCATGGAGGCCTGCTGAATGATCTGCTATGCTACAAACTAGCCATAATGAATGGACAAGGACTTAACATCAAGGATAAAAACAATCAAAAAGATATCATCGGCAACCTGATGGTGAATCCCCTGAAATGGCTGTCGGTGGGTGGTTCGTTTATCAAAGGGACCGGACACGCCATTGCCGACTCCGAAATAACCGACATCCGGGCAGGAGAAAACTATACCAAAAATCGCTGGAGCATAGGAGGCGTCATCACGACAACACCGTTCAGCCTCCGTTCCGAATATCTGGCCGGAAAGGATGGAGGCGTGAAGAGTGATGGTTTTTATGCCACCGGATGCTACCGGATGCTACGCAATTTCGACCTTGTGGCTTCGTATGACTATTTCAATGCAAACAAAGCCGTCAGTAGGAAACAGACCAATTATATAGCCGGACTGCAATATTGGTTCTATCCCAAGTGCAGGCTGCAAGCACAATACACTTTCTGCGACCGGAATAAAGGCAAAGACAGCAATCTGTTTCAGGCGCAGGTACAGGTAAGATTCTGA